One Meiothermus sp. Pnk-1 genomic region harbors:
- the rplL gene encoding 50S ribosomal protein L7/L12 — protein sequence MALDIAAIKQQLSSATVLELKQLIDELKEEWGVTAAAPVAVAAVPGAAAAAAPAAEEKTEFDVILKEAGANKLNVIKEVRAITGLGLKEAKDLTEQGGVIKEGVSKEEAEKIKKQLEDAGAKVELK from the coding sequence ATGGCTTTGGATATCGCTGCGATCAAGCAACAGCTCTCTAGCGCGACCGTACTGGAACTCAAGCAACTCATCGACGAGCTCAAGGAAGAGTGGGGGGTGACCGCCGCCGCTCCGGTGGCCGTGGCCGCGGTTCCCGGTGCCGCTGCTGCCGCTGCTCCGGCGGCTGAGGAGAAAACTGAGTTTGACGTGATCCTCAAGGAGGCCGGGGCTAACAAGCTCAACGTCATCAAGGAGGTCCGCGCCATCACCGGCCTGGGCCTCAAGGAAGCCAAGGACCTCACCGAGCAGGGCGGCGTGATCAAGGAAGGGGTCTCCAAGGAGGAGGCCGAGAAGATCAAGAAGCAGCTCGAGGACGCTGGCGCCAAGGTCGAGCTGAAATAA
- the rplJ gene encoding 50S ribosomal protein L10: MPSQRNIEHLEALTATLREAEGSFFLVDYQGLEAGPTGKLRRALREKGGELIVAKNTLIRKALSNLGLPELEGLTGPSAVVIFKEPAAAAKALKEYAKTNDKGIPRFKSGLLSGQALDAKQVEALADLPSQAELRAELVGVLSAPMSNLVGVLGGKAQEFVGILEAFVAKQEAA, translated from the coding sequence GTGCCTAGTCAGCGCAACATCGAACATCTCGAGGCGCTCACGGCGACCCTCAGGGAAGCCGAAGGCTCGTTCTTCTTGGTGGACTATCAAGGGCTCGAGGCGGGGCCTACCGGTAAGCTCCGCAGGGCTTTGCGGGAAAAAGGCGGTGAGCTGATCGTCGCCAAAAACACCCTGATCCGCAAAGCCTTGAGCAACTTGGGCTTGCCTGAGCTCGAGGGGCTCACTGGGCCTTCGGCGGTGGTGATCTTCAAGGAACCCGCCGCCGCGGCCAAGGCCCTCAAGGAGTACGCCAAGACGAACGACAAAGGCATCCCCAGGTTTAAGTCGGGGCTGCTCTCGGGGCAGGCGCTGGACGCCAAGCAAGTCGAAGCCCTGGCCGACCTCCCCAGCCAGGCCGAATTGCGCGCCGAACTGGTGGGCGTGCTCTCGGCCCCCATGAGCAATTTGGTGGGCGTGCTGGGTGGAAAGGCGCAGGAATTCGTCGGCATCTTGGAGGCTTTCGTCGCCAAACAGGAGGCGGCCTAA